One stretch of Pieris brassicae chromosome 8, ilPieBrab1.1, whole genome shotgun sequence DNA includes these proteins:
- the LOC123713332 gene encoding slowpoke-binding protein — translation MFNLYQHMKANNEGKEQKEPETTGHDRFYQERHRSSYKKKKRRCRRAQSAAELNPDLIVAANAKRNAFKTRSVSTDKEESEEENSDRTPLVAQKIDSLAKLFNKSIMGSGSGKNSPTEAKYPDSPIESGIAMVICSEYLSRTPRYTLLKSLNQIGYRTNKHWFTIQDNTIKTERLLTVMPLTSQCPIEPSERTQGLIMELFRGLHHPYIYPVLDLELCNGHALVVTPFNSTGSLKDLIYKSTWSDEYVKKYTPAGTGLPASQVARFGRQILEALLFLKDKGFPPFKHLHSGNVIVQNGVARICGLENKMIGATGRSPTSVPFPETLALGHVMFEMCAGTETDFSLLPDLQANYPQVVEIIEIIFGPRTPNLHELLITELFRKIDLREMKGPCLPSFNQRLSNSCLSLLNDVSRHTPDFGDSPNEPYPQTRGDYTPPRLVSPSSPPRRRHYFHHQDSTDSWPW, via the exons ATGTTCAACCTGTACCAACATATGAAGGCTAACAATGAAGGGAAAGAACAGAAAGAGCCAGAGACAACTGGTCATGATCGATTCTACCAGGAGCGGCACAGGTCCAGTTATAAGAAGAAAAAACGCCGGTGTCGAAGAGCGCAGTCGGCTGCGGAGTTGAACCCTGACTTGATTGTTGCCGCAAATGCTAAAAGGAATGCCTTCAAGACTCGTTCAGTGTCCACTGATAAAGAAGAGAGTGAAG AAGAGAACTCTGACCGCACCCCGTTGGTCGCGCAGAAGATAGACTCGCTAGCCAAGctctttaataaatcaattatggGCTCCGGTTCTGGAAAGAATTCGCCAACTGAGGcaaa aTATCCAGACAGCCCCATAGAGAGTGGCATCGCAATGGTCATATGCTCAGAATATCTATCCAGAACACCCAG gTATACGCtgttaaaatcattaaatcaaATAGGATACCGCACCAATAAGCATTGGTTTACCATACAAGATAACACTATTAAAACTGAGAGGCTCCTAACTgtg ATGCCGTTAACCAGCCAATGTCCCATAGAACCCTCAGAACGAACGCAGGGTCTGATAATGGAACTCTTTCGAGGTCTTCACCATCCATACATATATCCCGTCTTGGATCTCGAGTTGTGTAACGGCCACGCTCTTGTGGTCACGCCCTTTAATTCAACTGGGAGTTTGaaggatttaatttataag agtACATGGAGCGACGAATACGTAAAGAAATACACGCCAGCTGGAACAGGCCTTCCAGCATCACAGGTCGCCCGTTTCGGAAGGCAAATACTGGAGGCGCTACTATTCCTTAAAGACAAGGGATTTCCACCATTCAAACACTTGCACTCCGGGAATGTTATTGTTCAAAATGGTGTAGCGAG aATCTGTGGTCTAGAAAACAAGATGATAGGAGCAACGGGGCGTAGCCCTACATCAGTACCTTTCCCTGAAACATTAGCCCTCGGTCACGTGATGTTCGAGATGTGTGCCGGGACTGAAACCGATTTTTCCTTACTGCCAGATTTGCAGGCTAATTATCCACAA GTGGtggaaataattgaaataatatttggcCCGCGTACTCCAAACCTGCATGAATTGCTAATCACGGAACTATTTAGAAAAATTGACCTCCGAGAAATGAAGGGACCCTGTCTACCT AGCTTCAATCAACGCCTCTCAAATTCTTGTTTATCGCTGCTTAACGACGTATCTCGCCATACTCCAGACTTCGGTGATAGTCCAAACGAGCCTTATCCACAAACGCGGGGAGACTACACACCACCGCGACTGGTATCACCCAGTTCCCCACCACGCag
- the LOC123713333 gene encoding mitochondrial 2-oxoglutarate/malate carrier protein-like isoform X1 produces the protein MAQGQNEAAPAKERYIPNGLKFAFGGFAGMAATCVVQPLDLIKTRMQLSGGGRSSFTVAGEIVAREGFSSLYTGLSAGLLRQATYTTTRLGVYSWLFDAYRERHGGEAPGFGMKTGLGIAAGSIGAFVGTPAEVALIRMTADGRLPAEQRRNYKNVVDALLRIIREEGVLKLWRGAMPTVGRAMVVNAAQLSTYSQAREMFVGYVPDGITLHFCASMVSGLVTTIASMPVDIIKTRIQNAAKGQSQMSVVSNLLKNEGVLSLWKGFVPYYARLGPHTVLTFIFLEQLNAAYFKYT, from the exons ATGGCTCAAGGACAAAATGAAGCTGCACCTGCAAAGGAGAGATATATCCCAAATGGACTGAAATTTGCTTTTGGTGGATTTGCGGG tatGGCAGCCACATGTGTTGTCCAACCACTTGATCTAATCAAAACCCGGATGCAGTTAAGTGGTGGTGGTCGATCATCCTTCACTGTAGCTGGCGAAATTGTTGCTCGTGAGGGATTTTCTTCGTTATACACCGGACTATCTGCTGGCCTGCTTAGACAAGCAACTTATACAACTACACGTCTTGGTGTTTATAGCTGGTTATTTGATGCTTATAGAGA GCGACACGGGGGTGAAGCGCCGGGCTTCGGAATGAAAACTGGACTAGGTATCGCAGCAGGTTCTATTGGTGCCTTCGTAGGAACACCAGCTGAG GTGGCGCTAATTCGAATGACAGCTGACGGAAGATTGCCAGCTGAACAGAGAAGGAATTATAAGAATGTGGTTGACGCTTTGTTGAG aataATTCGTGAAGAAGGCGTGTTGAAGCTATGGCGTGGTGCGATGCCCACGGTTGGACGGGCCATGGTCGTTAATGCGGCACAACTGAGCACATACTCACAG GCTAGGGAAATGTTTGTGGGTTACGTCCCTGATGGTATAACGCTCCACTTCTGCGCGTCCATGGTGTCTGGTCTCGTCACTACCATCGCTTCGATGCCCGTGGATATAATTAAGACcag AATACAAAACGCGGCCAAAGGTCAAAGTCAGATGTCAGTAGTGTCAAATCTCCTGAAAAACGAAGGGGTGCTGTCTCTATGGAAAGGATTCGTGCCGTACTACGCCCGGTTGGGTCCTCACACCGTGCTCACTTTCATCTTCCTAGAACAACTCAACGCTGCCTACTTTAAGTATACGTAA
- the LOC123713333 gene encoding mitochondrial 2-oxoglutarate/malate carrier protein-like isoform X3, with protein MAQGQNEAAPAKERYIPNGLKFAFGGFAGMAATCVVQPLDLIKTRMQLSGGGRSSFTVAGEIVAREGFSSLYTGLSAGLLRQATYTTTRLGVYSWLFDAYRERHGGEAPGFGMKTGLGIAAGSIGAFVGTPAEVALIRMTADGRLPAEQRRNYKNVVDALLRIIREEGVLKLWRGAMPTVGRAMVVNAAQLSTYSQAREMFVGYVPDGITLHFCASMVSGLVTTIASMPVDIIKTRIQNAENS; from the exons ATGGCTCAAGGACAAAATGAAGCTGCACCTGCAAAGGAGAGATATATCCCAAATGGACTGAAATTTGCTTTTGGTGGATTTGCGGG tatGGCAGCCACATGTGTTGTCCAACCACTTGATCTAATCAAAACCCGGATGCAGTTAAGTGGTGGTGGTCGATCATCCTTCACTGTAGCTGGCGAAATTGTTGCTCGTGAGGGATTTTCTTCGTTATACACCGGACTATCTGCTGGCCTGCTTAGACAAGCAACTTATACAACTACACGTCTTGGTGTTTATAGCTGGTTATTTGATGCTTATAGAGA GCGACACGGGGGTGAAGCGCCGGGCTTCGGAATGAAAACTGGACTAGGTATCGCAGCAGGTTCTATTGGTGCCTTCGTAGGAACACCAGCTGAG GTGGCGCTAATTCGAATGACAGCTGACGGAAGATTGCCAGCTGAACAGAGAAGGAATTATAAGAATGTGGTTGACGCTTTGTTGAG aataATTCGTGAAGAAGGCGTGTTGAAGCTATGGCGTGGTGCGATGCCCACGGTTGGACGGGCCATGGTCGTTAATGCGGCACAACTGAGCACATACTCACAG GCTAGGGAAATGTTTGTGGGTTACGTCCCTGATGGTATAACGCTCCACTTCTGCGCGTCCATGGTGTCTGGTCTCGTCACTACCATCGCTTCGATGCCCGTGGATATAATTAAGACcag AATACAAAACGCGGAAAACAGTTGA
- the LOC123713333 gene encoding mitochondrial 2-oxoglutarate/malate carrier protein-like isoform X2, translating to MAQGQNEAAPAKERYIPNGLKFAFGGFAGMAATCVVQPLDLIKTRMQLSGGGRSSFTVAGEIVAREGFSSLYTGLSAGLLRQATYTTTRLGVYSWLFDAYRERHGGEAPGFGMKTGLGIAAGSIGAFVGTPAEVALIRMTADGRLPAEQRRNYKNVVDALLRIIREEGVLKLWRGAMPTVGRAMVVNAAQLSTYSQAREMFVGYVPDGITLHFCASMVSGLVTTIASMPVDIIKTRIQNATNQLTF from the exons ATGGCTCAAGGACAAAATGAAGCTGCACCTGCAAAGGAGAGATATATCCCAAATGGACTGAAATTTGCTTTTGGTGGATTTGCGGG tatGGCAGCCACATGTGTTGTCCAACCACTTGATCTAATCAAAACCCGGATGCAGTTAAGTGGTGGTGGTCGATCATCCTTCACTGTAGCTGGCGAAATTGTTGCTCGTGAGGGATTTTCTTCGTTATACACCGGACTATCTGCTGGCCTGCTTAGACAAGCAACTTATACAACTACACGTCTTGGTGTTTATAGCTGGTTATTTGATGCTTATAGAGA GCGACACGGGGGTGAAGCGCCGGGCTTCGGAATGAAAACTGGACTAGGTATCGCAGCAGGTTCTATTGGTGCCTTCGTAGGAACACCAGCTGAG GTGGCGCTAATTCGAATGACAGCTGACGGAAGATTGCCAGCTGAACAGAGAAGGAATTATAAGAATGTGGTTGACGCTTTGTTGAG aataATTCGTGAAGAAGGCGTGTTGAAGCTATGGCGTGGTGCGATGCCCACGGTTGGACGGGCCATGGTCGTTAATGCGGCACAACTGAGCACATACTCACAG GCTAGGGAAATGTTTGTGGGTTACGTCCCTGATGGTATAACGCTCCACTTCTGCGCGTCCATGGTGTCTGGTCTCGTCACTACCATCGCTTCGATGCCCGTGGATATAATTAAGACcag AATACAAAACGCGACTAATCAGTTGACGttctaa
- the LOC123713331 gene encoding SET and MYND domain-containing protein 4-like isoform X1: protein MFLQPRLFNEFLVKSGFDTQVYDAMKSDDLADVVIVALNILKKTNNLPDMPKLIKSEGLSNTLRETGNKYLPTMEYISSLHCYNKALACAPNNSKAMALAYSNRSFIMFVLKRFQNCITDIDRCFSTGCPDNIKKKLLKRREDANKFSLMDSLSLSTLKVFTNNFFNFNAVCHTEVPFVSKDINIAVEFAQPKITAANFINSGTIIAMEEAYMTGLTADNQFNTCYNCLSITPNLIPCSTCCSVLFCSEKCKQSCNEQYHKYECDIINVIEKLCNGGGPSLMIKSVLKLKTKLKWNEFIKESKTLGNSRIEKSTIREVFNSESECSLLTFPENRTFVHGIIYNASFLCAALLHYIFKIPRFMPTSNKDEALRALARVMMYLCVYGSRSYVIQTVTDLVTDQTVSQKHANFAWYMFYSKLKHECKPNVIVSWINNKAVLIAVKKIMPGEEITTSSIEPTSKMSAHHVNIDLLVGKGQVCTCMKCTKKVSQNDTLSSAQIEFMKKVDYNLLHATVDVWHINKISEKCKEILNVLTDVPHSKEYLTALTQFRNCLIVCEALETENFCIL, encoded by the exons ATGTTTCTGCAACCCAGATTATTTAATGAGTTCTTGGTAAAATCAGGATTTGACACACAAGTGTATGATGCTATGAAAAGCGATGACTTAGCTGATGTTGTTATAGTAGCacttaatattcttaaaaaaaccaataatCTGCCAGACATGCcaaaattaatcaaatctGAAGGACTGTCTAATACACTTCGAGAAAcaggaaataaatatcttcCAACTATGGAATATATCTCGTCATTACACTGCTATAACAAAGCACTTGCATGTGCACCAAATAATTCAAAGGCAATGGCGTTAGCTTACAGTAACAGATCgtttattatgtttgtattaaaacGGTTCCAAAATTGTATAACAGATATAGACCGTTGTTTCTCTACAGGTTGTCCAgacaatattaagaaaaagcTACTTAAAAGAAGAGAAGatgcaaataaattttctctCATGGATTCACTCTCATTAAGTACTCTTAAAGtctttactaataatttttttaattttaatgctgTTTGTCATACAGAGGTACCATTTGTTTCTAAAGATATTAATATTGCAGTGGAGTTTGCACAACCAAAAATTACTGCtgctaattttattaacagtgGTACAATAATTGCTATGGAAGAAGCATATATGACGGGGTTAACAGCAGATAACCAATTTAATACCTGTTATAATTGTCTCTCTATAACACCTAATTTGATACCTTGTAGCACCTGTTGTTCCGTATTATTCTGCAGTGAAAAATGTAAGCAAAGTTGCAATGAGCAATACCATAAATATGAGTGTgacattataaatgtaatagaaaAGCTTTGTAATGGTGGTGGACCAAGTTTGATGATTAAGTCAGTTTTAAAGctgaaaactaaactaaaatggaatgaatttattaaagaatctAAAACATTGGGAAACAGTAGAATTGAAAAAAGTACTATTAGGGAAGTATTTAATTCTGAAAGTGAATGTTCATTGCTAACATTTCCTGAAAATAGAACCTTTGTTCACGGCATTATTTACAATGCAAGCTTTTTATGTGCAGCTTTACTgcattatatctttaaaattccAAGGTTTATGCCCACTTCAAACAAAGATGAAGCTCTCAGAGCTTTAGCACGGGTAATGATGTATTTATGTGTTTATGGTTCACGAAGTTATGTGATTCAGACTGTGACTGATTTAGTAACTGACCAGACAGTATCCCAAAAACATGCAAATTTTGCTTGGTACATGTTTTATTCGAAACTGAAACATGAATGCAAACCAAATGTTATTGTCTCATGGATAAACAATAAAGCAGTATTAATTgctgtaaagaaaattatgcCTGGAGAAGAAATAACCACTTCAAGTAT tgAACCAACATCTAAGATGTCAGCACATCATGTAAATATAGACCTACTTGTGGGCAAAGGGCAGGTTTGCACATGTATGAAATGCACAAAAAAAGTGTCTCAGAATGATACCCTGTCCAGTGCTCAAATAGAATTCATGAAAAAAgttgattataatttattgcatgCAACTGTTGACGTATggcatattaataaaatatcagaaAAATGCAAAGAAATACTGAATGTTTTAACTGATGTACCACATTCTAAAGAGTATCTTACTGCTTTGACCCAATTTCGTAACTGTCTTATAGTCTGTGAGGCATTGGAAACTGaaaatttttgtattctataa
- the LOC123713331 gene encoding uncharacterized protein LOC123713331 isoform X2, which produces MFLQPRLFNEFLVKSGFDTQVYDAMKSDDLADVVIVALNILKKTNNLPDMPKLIKSEGLSNTLRETGNKYLPTMEYISSLHCYNKALACAPNNSKAMALAYSCPDNIKKKLLKRREDANKFSLMDSLSLSTLKVFTNNFFNFNAVCHTEVPFVSKDINIAVEFAQPKITAANFINSGTIIAMEEAYMTGLTADNQFNTCYNCLSITPNLIPCSTCCSVLFCSEKCKQSCNEQYHKYECDIINVIEKLCNGGGPSLMIKSVLKLKTKLKWNEFIKESKTLGNSRIEKSTIREVFNSESECSLLTFPENRTFVHGIIYNASFLCAALLHYIFKIPRFMPTSNKDEALRALARVMMYLCVYGSRSYVIQTVTDLVTDQTVSQKHANFAWYMFYSKLKHECKPNVIVSWINNKAVLIAVKKIMPGEEITTSSIEPTSKMSAHHVNIDLLVGKGQVCTCMKCTKKVSQNDTLSSAQIEFMKKVDYNLLHATVDVWHINKISEKCKEILNVLTDVPHSKEYLTALTQFRNCLIVCEALETENFCIL; this is translated from the exons ATGTTTCTGCAACCCAGATTATTTAATGAGTTCTTGGTAAAATCAGGATTTGACACACAAGTGTATGATGCTATGAAAAGCGATGACTTAGCTGATGTTGTTATAGTAGCacttaatattcttaaaaaaaccaataatCTGCCAGACATGCcaaaattaatcaaatctGAAGGACTGTCTAATACACTTCGAGAAAcaggaaataaatatcttcCAACTATGGAATATATCTCGTCATTACACTGCTATAACAAAGCACTTGCATGTGCACCAAATAATTCAAAGGCAATGGCGTTAGCTTACA GTTGTCCAgacaatattaagaaaaagcTACTTAAAAGAAGAGAAGatgcaaataaattttctctCATGGATTCACTCTCATTAAGTACTCTTAAAGtctttactaataatttttttaattttaatgctgTTTGTCATACAGAGGTACCATTTGTTTCTAAAGATATTAATATTGCAGTGGAGTTTGCACAACCAAAAATTACTGCtgctaattttattaacagtgGTACAATAATTGCTATGGAAGAAGCATATATGACGGGGTTAACAGCAGATAACCAATTTAATACCTGTTATAATTGTCTCTCTATAACACCTAATTTGATACCTTGTAGCACCTGTTGTTCCGTATTATTCTGCAGTGAAAAATGTAAGCAAAGTTGCAATGAGCAATACCATAAATATGAGTGTgacattataaatgtaatagaaaAGCTTTGTAATGGTGGTGGACCAAGTTTGATGATTAAGTCAGTTTTAAAGctgaaaactaaactaaaatggaatgaatttattaaagaatctAAAACATTGGGAAACAGTAGAATTGAAAAAAGTACTATTAGGGAAGTATTTAATTCTGAAAGTGAATGTTCATTGCTAACATTTCCTGAAAATAGAACCTTTGTTCACGGCATTATTTACAATGCAAGCTTTTTATGTGCAGCTTTACTgcattatatctttaaaattccAAGGTTTATGCCCACTTCAAACAAAGATGAAGCTCTCAGAGCTTTAGCACGGGTAATGATGTATTTATGTGTTTATGGTTCACGAAGTTATGTGATTCAGACTGTGACTGATTTAGTAACTGACCAGACAGTATCCCAAAAACATGCAAATTTTGCTTGGTACATGTTTTATTCGAAACTGAAACATGAATGCAAACCAAATGTTATTGTCTCATGGATAAACAATAAAGCAGTATTAATTgctgtaaagaaaattatgcCTGGAGAAGAAATAACCACTTCAAGTAT tgAACCAACATCTAAGATGTCAGCACATCATGTAAATATAGACCTACTTGTGGGCAAAGGGCAGGTTTGCACATGTATGAAATGCACAAAAAAAGTGTCTCAGAATGATACCCTGTCCAGTGCTCAAATAGAATTCATGAAAAAAgttgattataatttattgcatgCAACTGTTGACGTATggcatattaataaaatatcagaaAAATGCAAAGAAATACTGAATGTTTTAACTGATGTACCACATTCTAAAGAGTATCTTACTGCTTTGACCCAATTTCGTAACTGTCTTATAGTCTGTGAGGCATTGGAAACTGaaaatttttgtattctataa
- the LOC123713331 gene encoding uncharacterized protein LOC123713331 isoform X3, with protein sequence MDSLSLSTLKVFTNNFFNFNAVCHTEVPFVSKDINIAVEFAQPKITAANFINSGTIIAMEEAYMTGLTADNQFNTCYNCLSITPNLIPCSTCCSVLFCSEKCKQSCNEQYHKYECDIINVIEKLCNGGGPSLMIKSVLKLKTKLKWNEFIKESKTLGNSRIEKSTIREVFNSESECSLLTFPENRTFVHGIIYNASFLCAALLHYIFKIPRFMPTSNKDEALRALARVMMYLCVYGSRSYVIQTVTDLVTDQTVSQKHANFAWYMFYSKLKHECKPNVIVSWINNKAVLIAVKKIMPGEEITTSSIEPTSKMSAHHVNIDLLVGKGQVCTCMKCTKKVSQNDTLSSAQIEFMKKVDYNLLHATVDVWHINKISEKCKEILNVLTDVPHSKEYLTALTQFRNCLIVCEALETENFCIL encoded by the exons ATGGATTCACTCTCATTAAGTACTCTTAAAGtctttactaataatttttttaattttaatgctgTTTGTCATACAGAGGTACCATTTGTTTCTAAAGATATTAATATTGCAGTGGAGTTTGCACAACCAAAAATTACTGCtgctaattttattaacagtgGTACAATAATTGCTATGGAAGAAGCATATATGACGGGGTTAACAGCAGATAACCAATTTAATACCTGTTATAATTGTCTCTCTATAACACCTAATTTGATACCTTGTAGCACCTGTTGTTCCGTATTATTCTGCAGTGAAAAATGTAAGCAAAGTTGCAATGAGCAATACCATAAATATGAGTGTgacattataaatgtaatagaaaAGCTTTGTAATGGTGGTGGACCAAGTTTGATGATTAAGTCAGTTTTAAAGctgaaaactaaactaaaatggaatgaatttattaaagaatctAAAACATTGGGAAACAGTAGAATTGAAAAAAGTACTATTAGGGAAGTATTTAATTCTGAAAGTGAATGTTCATTGCTAACATTTCCTGAAAATAGAACCTTTGTTCACGGCATTATTTACAATGCAAGCTTTTTATGTGCAGCTTTACTgcattatatctttaaaattccAAGGTTTATGCCCACTTCAAACAAAGATGAAGCTCTCAGAGCTTTAGCACGGGTAATGATGTATTTATGTGTTTATGGTTCACGAAGTTATGTGATTCAGACTGTGACTGATTTAGTAACTGACCAGACAGTATCCCAAAAACATGCAAATTTTGCTTGGTACATGTTTTATTCGAAACTGAAACATGAATGCAAACCAAATGTTATTGTCTCATGGATAAACAATAAAGCAGTATTAATTgctgtaaagaaaattatgcCTGGAGAAGAAATAACCACTTCAAGTAT tgAACCAACATCTAAGATGTCAGCACATCATGTAAATATAGACCTACTTGTGGGCAAAGGGCAGGTTTGCACATGTATGAAATGCACAAAAAAAGTGTCTCAGAATGATACCCTGTCCAGTGCTCAAATAGAATTCATGAAAAAAgttgattataatttattgcatgCAACTGTTGACGTATggcatattaataaaatatcagaaAAATGCAAAGAAATACTGAATGTTTTAACTGATGTACCACATTCTAAAGAGTATCTTACTGCTTTGACCCAATTTCGTAACTGTCTTATAGTCTGTGAGGCATTGGAAACTGaaaatttttgtattctataa
- the LOC123713335 gene encoding non-structural maintenance of chromosomes element 3 homolog gives MDRGMTRKEGSTSRVEEPSNTHTNAVTECVRYILCREGSKVPIKRSEIKDYLSTSSQISQNDMNTIILEAERVLKKIYGFKLVQIASKSGVQYIVVLAELCEDSLLSTITDVTHRQLLVAALTHIFMTGGPVKDDDMWNFLAETGLLKETDNAGRKIITNLFTKQLYLKYTKVGENELARHVFEWGQRAIEEVPKIFLLNKMAQAFERDPKDWIEQYQDCTVMD, from the exons ATGGATCGTGGTATGACAAGAAAAGAGGGAAGTACATCTAGAGTTGAAGAGCCCTCAAATACTCACACTAATGCAGTGACTGAGTGTGTTCGATATATATTATGTCGTGAAGGAAGCAAAGTTCCAATCAAAAGAAGTGAAATCAAAGATTACCTCAGTACGTCTTCACAAATCTCCCAAAATGATATGAATACTATCATATTAGAAGCTGAAAGAGTATTAAAAAAG atATATGGTTTCAAATTAGTGCAAATAGCATCAAAATCTGGAGTTCAATATATTGTAGTTTTGGCTGAACTATGTGAAGATTCCTTGTTATCTACAATAACTGATGTTACCCACAGACAGCTGCTGGTGGCAGCACTAACACATATCTTTATGACTGGAGGGCCTGTAAAAGATG ATGACATGTGGAATTTTCTTGCTGAAACTGGTCTCCTGAAAGAAACAGATAATGCTGGAcgcaaaataattacaaatttatttactaagcAATTGTATCTAAAGTATACCAAG gttGGCGAAAATGAATTAGCTAGACATGTTTTTGAATGGGGTCAAAGAGCAATCGAAGAAGtacctaaaatatttctacttaaCAAAATGGCACAG GCATTTGAAAGAGATCCAAAAGACTGGATTGAACAATACCAAGACTGCACAGTAATGGATTAG
- the LOC123713339 gene encoding glutathione S-transferase 2-like: protein MSNVKFYYFPVKALGESVRLLLSYGGQDFEDKRVAMEDWPVFKPSTPFGQMPVLEIDGKTYAQSFAISRYLGRKYGLSGADAEEDLEIDQNVDFVNDIRAKAATVQYEADAELKAKKHAEFSKDVYPALLEKLDEIIKKNNGHIAAGKLTWADFVFAGMFDYLKMMLQVPDLEKKYPSFQQVVDAVYSQPKLQTYIKNAPKADF from the exons ATGTCAAATGTCAAGTTCTACTACTTCCCCGTTAAAGCTCTCGGTGAGAGTGTTCGTCTACTCCTCTCTTATGGTGGACAAGACTTTGAAGACAAGAGGGTTGCCATGGAGGACTGGCCTGTATTTAAGCCAT CGACACCTTTCGGTCAGATGCCGGTACTAGAGATCGATGGTAAGACTTACGCACAGAGCTTTGCCATCTCCCGGTACCTGGGCCGCAAGTACGGCCTCTCCGGAGCCGATGCTGAAGAGGATCTAGAGATCGATCAGAATGTCGACTTCGTTAATGATATCCGTGCGA AGGCCGCAACGGTCCAATACGAAGCTGACGCGGAATTGAAGGCCAAAAAGCACGCGGAATTCAGTAAGGACGTGTACCCAGCATTGCTCGAGAAACTGGACGAGATCATCAAGAAGAACAATGGACACATTGCTGCTGGCAAG CTCACCTGGGCAGACTTCGTCTTCGCTGGAATGTTCGACTACCTAAAGATGATGCTCCAAGTTCCAGACCTAGAAAAGAAATACCCAAGCTTCCAACAAGTGGTTGACGCGGTGTACTCTCAGCCAAAACTCCAGACCTACATCAAGAATGCACCTAAAGCTGATTTTTAA